The genomic DNA CCTTCCAGGACATGAGGCGCATCAACGCCACGGACTTCACGGTGGCCATCACCGGCGGAACCGGGGCCTACGAGGGCGCCCGCGGGCAGGCCGAGGTGCACGTGACGAAGCCGGGGACGTTCAGCGTCACCGTGGAGCTCGTTTCCTGATCGTCCAGTGGAACGGCCCGCCGACTGGGGCCGTCGGAGCGCCTCGACCGGATCTTCCTGCCGGCGGGGCGCTTCGGCGTCCTCCGGCTTGCCTGCCCCAGTGCCTCAGCGGGCCTGGGCGGCCGCCACCTGTTCCGCCTCGGCCAGGATGAGGTCGGGCTCCAGGACGTACTGGTCCCAGTGGGCGGCCCGGAGCCGCTCGATCGCCTCGTCCAGCGCCTCCTGGCCTCCCACCGTGTCCGCCCCGGGCCACGGCCTGGCCAACTTCGAGGTGACGGGCCGATCGACCGAGGAGAGCTGGATCGGAACGGACGGGTCGGGACGGACCGTCACGACCGACACCGAGATGACCTTCCCCTCCCCCGAAGACCGGGCCGCGTGGGTGGCCGCCGGATCGCCCGACCTCGTCGGCATGACCGGGGCACGGGATGGCGACACCACGGAGCCGCCGGGCGGGCTGTATGTCCTCGACCTCTCCGGGCTCCCCACCGACCCCGACAGCCTGAAGGCGGTCCTCGAGGAGCGGAAGATCGTGGGAGGACCGGGTGGCGACTGGGAGACCTTCGCCATCATCGGGGAGATGCTCCAGGAGACCTACGCCCCCCCCGCCCTCAGGGCCGCCCTGTACGACGTGGCGGCGAACCTCCCCGGCGTGGTGTACGTCGGCAGGGTGACGGATGCGGCAGGGCGTCCGGGGCTGGGCGTCGCGTACACGCACGGCGGGATCCGGGACGAGCTGATCTTCGATCCGAACACGGCCCAGCTCCTCGCGACGAACAGCTGGCTGGTGGATCCGGACGCCGTCGGGATCGATGTCGCGGGCGAGGCTCCCGGCACGGCGGTGGCTTACGCCGGGAGGCCGGGGCTCGTGGACTCAGCGGTCTATCTGGCCTCAGGAGTGGTGAACTCGACCCAGGAGAGGCCCTGACGGGAGATGTCACAGGGGCACTGGCTCGGAATCCACGAAAGGCGGTTCAGGCCTCTTTGGGCCGTGCGGGGAGAGCAGCAGCACCTCGTCGGGAGAGGGGAGCGCCGGGCTCGCGGGCGAGGCCTCGCGTCGGCGGAGACCGGGAAACCTCGCCGTGCTTTGATGCTCCCGTGGAGACCGTCGGCTACACCATCCTGTACGTGAAGGATCTCGCCGCCTCGATCGCGTTCTACCGGGATGTGATCGGGTTGACGTTCAAGTTCCAGGACTCCGGCTATGCCGAGTTCGCCACCGGAGGCACCAAGTTCGGGCTGTACGAGCGCTCGCGGCTGCCCGGCCTGATCGGGCGCCAGGCGACCGAGGGAGGGCCGGCCGGCGAGGTCCTGTTCCTGGTCGAGGGGGTGGACGCCGAGGCCGAGAGGCTCCGCCGCGCGGGCGTCGAGATCCTGTCCGGGCCCGTCGACCGACGATGGGGGCACCGGACCCTCCATGTCCTCGACCCCAACGGGTTCGTCGTCGAGCTGGCCCAGGAGATCCCGCGCGTGCGGCCTCGAGGGGGCTGACGTGGCCGACCCGCATCCCGACCGGGTCTCCGCGATCCTCTTCTACCACGAGGCCACCGAGCACTCCCCCGAGAGCGTCCGGCGGCGCTTGCACCGACTCGACTGGGACAACAAGCCGCACCCCTTCAAGGTGTACGCCGACCTGGAGCGGGTTCCCCTCCCCGACGAGGTCCCCTCCCTCGGGGTCCCGGCGCTCCGGGCGATCGGCGTCGCCACCGTCCAAGACCCGGCGCCGGGGCCGGACCTCGACTCCCTCGCCCGGCTCCTCCTGTGCGGGGCGGGCGTGCACCACACCGTGGCCTTTCCCGACGGGGAGGTCATCCACTTCCGCAACTACGCGTCGGCCGGGGCCCTGTACCCGGTCGAGGTCTACGTGGCCTGCGTCGACCTCCCGGGCCTCCCGGCGGGCGTGTACCACTTCGACCCGGCGGGTCGGGCCCTCACCCGCCTCCGGGGCGGCGACCACCGGGCCCACCTCCTCCGGGCGGCCGCTTCCGAGCCCGCCGTGGCCCGGGCCCCCGTCGTGCTCACCCTCACCGGCATCCCCTGGCGGACCGCGTGGAAGTACACCGAGCGGGGGTACCGGCACCTCTACTGGGACGCCGGCATGATCCTGGCGAACGTCCTGGCCCTGGCCGCCTCCGCCCGGCTCCCGGCCCGGGTCGTGCTGGGGTTCGCCGACGCCGAGGTCACCGCGCTGCTCGGCCTCGAAGACCCTCGCGAGTTCCCGCTCTGCCTCGTCCCGGTGGGACTCGGCGCGCCCGAGGGTCCTTCGGCCGGCGCCCCACCGGAGCAGGTCTCGTTCGAGGTCGCGCCCCTGTCCGGGACCGAGCACGTCCATCAGGGGATCCTCGAGGCGAACGATGCCGGCCGCCTCGACACCGGGGACGAGGCCCGTCGGTGGCGAGAGGGGTTCCCCGCCGGGCCGACCGAGCCGGCCACGGGGCCCGGGGGTCTCCCGCCGGCCAATGCGCCGACCGATTCGCTCGAGGAGGTCATCCGGCGGCGCGGGTCCGCCCGGGTGTTCGGCCAGGGGTCGATCCCCGCCGAGACCCTCTCCACGATCCTCGAGCGCGCCACGACGGGGATCGCCTTCGATTACGCCCCCCTCGGCGCCCACCTCATCGAGCCCTACCTGATCGCCAACGCCGTGGAGGGCCTCGAGCCCGGTGCCTACGTGTTCCGGGACGGCGAACTCCAGCTCCTGAAGCCCGGGAACTTCCGCCGGGAGGCCGGCTTCCTCTGCCTCGGGCAGGAACTCGGGGCCCGGGCCGCGGCCACCCACTTTCTCATGGCCGACCTCCCGCGCGCCTTCGGGGCCCTCGGCGCCCGCGGCTACCGGGCGGCGCAGCTCGAGGCCGGCATCGTCGCGGGGAGGATCTACCTCGGTTCATACGCGTACCGCTTCGGCGCCACCGGCCTCACCTTCTATGACGACGAGGTGACCCGGTTCCTCTCGCCCGACGCTGGGGGCAAGAGCTGCA from Actinomycetota bacterium includes the following:
- a CDS encoding CU044_5270 family protein produces the protein MRSGSRTYWSQWAARSRSIASSSASWPPTVSAPGHGLANFEVTGRSTEESWIGTDGSGRTVTTDTEMTFPSPEDRAAWVAAGSPDLVGMTGARDGDTTEPPGGLYVLDLSGLPTDPDSLKAVLEERKIVGGPGGDWETFAIIGEMLQETYAPPALRAALYDVAANLPGVVYVGRVTDAAGRPGLGVAYTHGGIRDELIFDPNTAQLLATNSWLVDPDAVGIDVAGEAPGTAVAYAGRPGLVDSAVYLASGVVNSTQERP
- a CDS encoding VOC family protein, which translates into the protein METVGYTILYVKDLAASIAFYRDVIGLTFKFQDSGYAEFATGGTKFGLYERSRLPGLIGRQATEGGPAGEVLFLVEGVDAEAERLRRAGVEILSGPVDRRWGHRTLHVLDPNGFVVELAQEIPRVRPRGG
- a CDS encoding SagB/ThcOx family dehydrogenase translates to MADPHPDRVSAILFYHEATEHSPESVRRRLHRLDWDNKPHPFKVYADLERVPLPDEVPSLGVPALRAIGVATVQDPAPGPDLDSLARLLLCGAGVHHTVAFPDGEVIHFRNYASAGALYPVEVYVACVDLPGLPAGVYHFDPAGRALTRLRGGDHRAHLLRAAASEPAVARAPVVLTLTGIPWRTAWKYTERGYRHLYWDAGMILANVLALAASARLPARVVLGFADAEVTALLGLEDPREFPLCLVPVGLGAPEGPSAGAPPEQVSFEVAPLSGTEHVHQGILEANDAGRLDTGDEARRWREGFPAGPTEPATGPGGLPPANAPTDSLEEVIRRRGSARVFGQGSIPAETLSTILERATTGIAFDYAPLGAHLIEPYLIANAVEGLEPGAYVFRDGELQLLKPGNFRREAGFLCLGQELGARAAATHFLMADLPRAFGALGARGYRAAQLEAGIVAGRIYLGSYAYRFGATGLTFYDDEVTRFLSPDAGGKSCMLVVAVGDSPRLRRA